In one window of Poriferisphaera corsica DNA:
- a CDS encoding peptidase MA family metallohydrolase, giving the protein MQQFPPYIRGITSTIIFLTAVWVQSPTTLSAQDDSPPVPTSPLLTKILNDPINSPKDQRRLALFHGRYDLLDNNELTPTEAAQLAIQQYNLNHPSLTDPQTPANLRAKAALLKGNPNQTLQLIPNPRSIIERHLVSLAYLDLGQPQNAIKNLQSIRKIASTRKLIAPINIIAAAESLVLLARLEGRPAQDWQLALNLLTKIHQEQDPLYWPAFISEAKLLYLKDNRHAAIDALTHTLSLNPNASEAWHLLGVMSAESFDFKRANDAARRLRTLSPDHPLATIIEARAFLTQRDHQRALHTINQALEIFPNHRQLIALKAAAYATAFDDKQYNQTLTQLDNLMPNSHLGYLEAGRYLSLDRQYALAQTALNLAAKRLPNDAEPVTELGLLLIQDGQLVLAHQTLTRSAQLDPFNRRAVNSLQLVQDLLSYKTIETPHFTIRYKPGIDHVLATDISQQAEAIYTAVTSFYKHQPERKTQIDILPDEESFGVRITGMPEIWTVAAATGDCIALTPPRSGAKQRGSYDWYNVIQHEFTHTVTLSLTNNRIPHWLTEACAVELEITERDFETAKLLSWALSENKLFDYNNINWGFVRPETDYDRSLAYAQANWMLQYIIETYSHDALLNLLALYRTGTSDSDGLHQITGLSTTEFMTNFKQWATKEVTAWGLDQSTSPLPKETAQSLNTLPLDQLRAKLADYPDNPLLLHTLSKKLHQQVKTLRDNPTIQNLENEQQLTIELLAILDHFQKLHPIDTYPARLQAELTLNSTKSNRLIDSLKRLDSTEQAKGNWSYQLAKRFRKQTDYPKALKYIARALHREPYNPSYRQFAAALAIQATDLSAAEHHLTMLTYLEPEQYTHHLRLAAFFKKTGHPDKALQAARKAKNLNPKINLTPFLTLNTLAPSSLNNKAAP; this is encoded by the coding sequence CGTCCCCACTTCCCCGCTACTCACTAAAATCCTCAACGATCCGATCAACTCTCCAAAAGATCAACGCCGACTTGCTCTATTTCATGGCCGATACGATCTACTCGACAACAATGAACTCACTCCCACAGAAGCCGCCCAACTCGCCATACAGCAATACAATCTCAATCACCCCTCACTAACCGATCCACAAACACCAGCCAACCTCCGAGCCAAAGCTGCTCTTCTTAAAGGCAATCCTAATCAAACGCTACAACTCATCCCTAACCCGCGATCCATCATCGAGCGCCACCTCGTATCCCTCGCATATCTAGATCTCGGCCAACCTCAAAACGCAATCAAAAACCTGCAATCTATCCGAAAGATAGCCTCAACTCGAAAACTCATTGCCCCCATCAACATCATCGCTGCCGCCGAATCACTCGTCCTTCTCGCTCGTCTTGAAGGCCGCCCCGCTCAAGACTGGCAACTCGCGCTAAACCTCCTCACAAAAATCCACCAAGAACAAGATCCTCTTTATTGGCCAGCCTTCATCTCCGAGGCCAAACTCCTCTACCTCAAAGACAACCGTCACGCAGCCATTGATGCCCTCACACATACACTATCGCTCAACCCCAACGCCTCCGAAGCCTGGCATCTCCTCGGCGTCATGTCCGCCGAATCATTCGACTTCAAACGCGCAAATGACGCCGCGCGCCGCCTACGCACACTCTCCCCCGATCACCCCCTCGCAACCATCATCGAAGCACGCGCCTTTCTCACTCAACGTGATCATCAACGTGCCTTACATACCATCAACCAGGCCCTTGAAATATTCCCCAATCATCGTCAGCTTATCGCCCTCAAAGCCGCCGCATACGCTACCGCCTTCGATGACAAGCAATACAACCAAACACTCACCCAACTCGATAACCTCATGCCCAACTCACACCTCGGTTATCTCGAAGCTGGCCGCTACCTCTCACTGGACCGCCAATACGCCCTCGCTCAAACTGCCCTCAACCTAGCCGCCAAACGCCTTCCCAATGATGCTGAGCCTGTCACCGAGCTCGGCCTACTCCTTATCCAAGACGGTCAACTCGTCCTCGCCCATCAAACCCTCACACGCTCCGCTCAACTCGATCCTTTCAACCGACGAGCCGTCAATTCACTACAACTCGTCCAAGACCTCCTTTCCTACAAAACCATTGAAACACCTCACTTCACCATCCGCTACAAGCCCGGCATCGACCACGTCCTCGCCACTGATATCTCTCAACAAGCTGAAGCCATCTACACCGCCGTCACTTCCTTCTACAAGCACCAACCCGAACGAAAAACCCAGATCGACATCCTCCCCGATGAAGAATCCTTCGGTGTCCGCATCACCGGCATGCCCGAGATATGGACCGTAGCCGCCGCCACAGGCGATTGCATCGCGCTCACCCCACCACGCTCCGGTGCCAAACAACGAGGCTCCTACGACTGGTATAACGTCATACAACACGAATTCACCCACACAGTCACACTCTCCCTAACCAATAACCGCATCCCACACTGGCTCACTGAAGCCTGCGCAGTCGAACTCGAAATCACCGAACGTGATTTCGAAACCGCCAAACTCCTCTCTTGGGCACTCAGCGAAAATAAACTCTTCGACTATAACAACATTAACTGGGGCTTTGTTCGCCCCGAAACCGACTACGATCGCTCACTCGCCTACGCACAAGCCAACTGGATGCTCCAATACATCATTGAGACCTACTCCCATGATGCCCTCCTTAACCTGCTCGCCCTTTACCGCACCGGCACCTCCGACTCAGACGGCCTCCATCAAATCACCGGCCTCTCAACCACTGAATTCATGACAAATTTCAAACAATGGGCCACAAAAGAAGTCACCGCCTGGGGCCTTGATCAATCCACATCCCCACTTCCTAAAGAAACCGCACAAAGCCTAAACACACTCCCTCTTGATCAGCTCCGCGCAAAGCTCGCCGACTACCCCGACAATCCACTACTCTTGCACACACTCTCGAAAAAACTCCATCAGCAAGTCAAAACCCTCCGTGACAACCCAACCATACAAAATCTCGAAAACGAGCAGCAACTCACCATCGAATTACTAGCCATCCTCGATCATTTCCAAAAACTCCACCCCATCGACACATACCCCGCACGCCTCCAAGCGGAGCTTACCCTCAACAGCACTAAATCTAATCGTCTAATAGACTCACTCAAACGTCTCGACAGCACCGAACAGGCCAAAGGCAACTGGTCTTATCAGCTCGCCAAACGTTTTCGTAAACAAACCGATTACCCCAAAGCCCTCAAATACATTGCCCGCGCTCTTCACCGCGAGCCCTACAATCCCTCATACCGCCAGTTTGCCGCCGCCCTTGCAATCCAGGCCACCGATCTCTCAGCCGCAGAGCACCACCTCACCATGCTCACCTACCTCGAACCCGAGCAATACACCCATCACCTCCGTCTCGCCGCGTTCTTTAAAAAAACAGGCCACCCCGACAAAGCTCTCCAAGCCGCCCGCAAAGCCAAAAACCTCAACCCCAAGATCAATCTCACACCCTTCCTCACCCTCAACACGCTCGCCCCTTCATCGCTCAATAATAAAGCGGCCCCCTAA
- a CDS encoding IspD/TarI family cytidylyltransferase, with amino-acid sequence MKIAVIIPAAGIGKRFVEGGQEIAGGGSKVEMVLAGKPVFLRAIELFLHHHDVHQVILAVNPDQVGEFRMRYGDKLGFMGVKIVAGGKKERWETVMNALEAVDDVVTHVAVHDAARPLASGEMIERVFTACERHDAVIPGVAVNATLKKVADAGLEVGGADDVLADAILGSAGKVSVPVQRVVETVSREAMVEVQTPQVVAVGLMKKAYAQIRDGEMDGNGITDDASLVEAMGIDVYVVEGESTNFKITRREDAELAEALLEKRETKAAAGLAKKRLFGDEDED; translated from the coding sequence ATGAAGATTGCTGTGATCATACCGGCTGCGGGGATTGGAAAGCGGTTTGTTGAAGGGGGGCAAGAGATCGCTGGTGGTGGTAGTAAGGTGGAGATGGTGCTGGCGGGGAAGCCGGTGTTTTTGCGCGCGATTGAATTGTTTTTGCATCATCATGATGTGCATCAAGTGATCTTGGCGGTCAATCCAGATCAGGTGGGTGAGTTTAGAATGAGGTATGGGGATAAGCTTGGGTTTATGGGTGTGAAAATTGTGGCAGGTGGAAAGAAGGAACGTTGGGAAACGGTGATGAACGCGCTGGAAGCGGTGGATGATGTGGTGACGCATGTGGCGGTGCATGATGCGGCAAGGCCGCTGGCGAGTGGCGAGATGATTGAGCGGGTGTTTACGGCATGTGAGAGGCATGATGCGGTGATTCCTGGTGTGGCTGTGAACGCGACGCTTAAGAAAGTTGCAGATGCAGGCTTGGAAGTGGGTGGGGCGGATGACGTGTTGGCGGATGCGATTTTGGGAAGTGCTGGGAAGGTTTCTGTGCCTGTGCAGCGGGTTGTAGAGACGGTCAGCAGAGAGGCGATGGTTGAAGTGCAGACGCCACAGGTTGTGGCGGTTGGATTGATGAAGAAAGCCTACGCGCAAATTAGAGATGGCGAGATGGATGGCAACGGGATCACGGATGATGCGAGTTTGGTCGAGGCCATGGGGATTGATGTTTATGTGGTGGAGGGAGAGAGTACGAATTTTAAAATTACACGGCGTGAAGATGCGGAACTAGCTGAGGCGCTGTTGGAGAAACGTGAAACCAAGGCAGCCGCTGGGTTGGCGAAAAAACGGTTGTTTGGAGATGAGGATGAGGATTAG
- the sppA gene encoding signal peptide peptidase SppA, which yields MSDLLNPLNCKGYPVIRYRWLRVLIVVVMALQGVVVYAQDSDEEVVPEDQEVLVGWLELTGGLREGTSPFAWVSEDEMGPSLEGVVGQLRTVRDDERYLGLILFMNDASLSLAQVQTLSKEVKAVREAGKKVLAFGETYSTKDYVLASSADLVLLQHKGAIELSGVSVEEMYLAGLLEKIGAKAELLQIGQYKGANEALTRRKPSEAWNKNIEGLLDDLHSQIVNAVMENREMAAEQVDELFGRTWAMTDEELVEAGLVDHLVRRDLISVTEIEFGDGFQWDKQMGMAYEGGGFGAGGNPMAMFQLLFKQRAPAVTRETVAVVHCSGPIYGGESSRGDGMFSDDQIGSKTVTKLLARLKGDENVKGVVLRIDSPGGSALASEVMWQSIRELGEKKPVYVSVGGMAASGGYYMACAGDEVFVSPSSVVGSIGVVSGKIILGGLYEKIGVEVTSRSRGKYGDLFSSTKPFSTEQRELMLKSMQNIYDQFKDRVKRGRGSRLMDLEAVDEGMLFTGQQAVELGMADQVGDLKNSIDALVGELALEEGAFDVKHFPEPVSLPEFLNGVMGVSAKRVDVSGTLIGESVKRVLGEQAWVSVSRVLDGMLLLKDEPVLTILPVGIVVK from the coding sequence ATGTCAGATTTGCTTAATCCATTAAATTGTAAGGGCTATCCAGTGATTAGATATAGGTGGCTTCGAGTTTTGATTGTGGTTGTGATGGCTTTGCAGGGTGTCGTGGTATATGCGCAAGATAGTGATGAGGAAGTGGTGCCGGAAGATCAGGAGGTGTTGGTGGGGTGGTTGGAATTGACGGGCGGGTTACGCGAGGGCACATCGCCGTTTGCATGGGTGAGTGAAGATGAAATGGGGCCATCACTTGAAGGTGTGGTGGGGCAATTGCGGACGGTACGAGATGACGAGCGGTACTTGGGGCTGATCTTGTTTATGAATGATGCGTCGTTGAGTTTGGCGCAGGTACAAACGCTATCGAAAGAAGTGAAGGCAGTACGCGAGGCAGGAAAGAAGGTGCTTGCGTTTGGCGAGACCTATTCGACAAAAGATTACGTGCTGGCGAGCAGCGCGGATTTGGTTTTATTGCAGCATAAAGGTGCGATTGAATTGTCGGGTGTTTCGGTGGAAGAGATGTACTTGGCGGGACTGCTGGAGAAGATTGGTGCAAAAGCGGAGTTGCTTCAGATTGGCCAGTATAAGGGGGCGAACGAGGCGTTAACGCGGCGGAAGCCGAGCGAGGCATGGAATAAAAATATTGAGGGGTTGCTGGATGATTTGCATAGCCAGATTGTGAATGCAGTGATGGAGAATAGAGAGATGGCGGCGGAGCAGGTTGATGAACTGTTTGGTCGGACATGGGCGATGACGGATGAGGAGTTGGTTGAGGCGGGGCTGGTGGATCACTTGGTGAGGCGGGACTTGATCAGTGTGACGGAGATTGAATTTGGTGATGGGTTTCAGTGGGATAAGCAGATGGGGATGGCGTATGAGGGGGGCGGCTTTGGCGCGGGTGGAAACCCGATGGCGATGTTTCAACTGTTGTTTAAGCAGCGGGCACCTGCGGTGACGCGTGAGACGGTGGCGGTGGTGCATTGCAGCGGGCCGATTTATGGTGGAGAGTCGTCACGGGGTGATGGGATGTTTAGTGATGATCAGATTGGCAGCAAAACAGTTACGAAATTGTTGGCAAGGTTGAAGGGTGATGAGAATGTGAAGGGTGTAGTTTTAAGGATAGATTCGCCGGGCGGGAGTGCGCTGGCGAGTGAGGTGATGTGGCAATCTATTCGAGAGTTAGGAGAGAAGAAGCCAGTGTATGTGAGTGTTGGTGGTATGGCGGCGAGTGGTGGGTATTACATGGCATGTGCGGGGGATGAAGTGTTTGTGTCGCCGTCGAGTGTGGTGGGTTCGATTGGTGTGGTGAGTGGGAAGATTATTTTGGGTGGGTTGTATGAGAAGATTGGTGTGGAGGTGACTTCAAGGAGTCGAGGGAAATATGGGGATTTGTTTAGTTCGACGAAACCGTTCAGCACGGAACAGCGCGAGTTGATGTTGAAATCGATGCAGAATATTTATGATCAGTTTAAGGATCGTGTGAAGCGGGGCAGGGGGTCGAGGTTGATGGATTTGGAGGCGGTAGATGAGGGGATGCTGTTTACAGGGCAACAGGCAGTTGAGTTGGGGATGGCTGATCAGGTTGGGGATTTGAAGAATTCGATTGATGCATTGGTGGGTGAGTTGGCGCTGGAGGAGGGAGCTTTTGATGTGAAGCATTTTCCTGAGCCCGTGAGTTTGCCTGAGTTTTTAAATGGGGTGATGGGGGTGAGCGCGAAGCGAGTTGATGTGAGTGGGACTTTGATTGGCGAGAGCGTGAAAAGGGTGTTGGGTGAACAGGCGTGGGTCAGTGTGAGCCGGGTGTTGGATGGGATGTTGTTGCTGAAAGATGAGCCGGTGCTAACGATATTGCCGGTTGGGATTGTGGTGAAGTAG
- a CDS encoding HPF/RaiA family ribosome-associated protein, producing MDWQIRGLNISLSKPLKKHTESKLIAPLRKFKNAVNKVVIRFQDADLANHHSEVSAKALVILSNGRVIEIEQTNRNYYDAINQLADRIKLNVSKNLNKQRDKQRRASTRRVGNLFKRRSSN from the coding sequence ATGGATTGGCAAATCAGAGGCCTAAATATCAGTCTTTCAAAACCGCTTAAAAAGCATACCGAAAGCAAATTAATAGCCCCCCTACGTAAATTCAAAAACGCCGTTAATAAAGTCGTCATCCGCTTCCAGGACGCCGACCTAGCCAACCACCACTCTGAAGTCTCAGCAAAAGCACTCGTTATCCTCAGCAACGGCCGCGTTATTGAAATCGAGCAAACTAACCGTAACTACTACGATGCAATCAACCAACTCGCTGATCGCATCAAACTCAACGTCTCTAAAAACCTCAACAAACAACGCGACAAGCAACGCCGCGCATCGACCAGACGTGTCGGGAATCTGTTCAAACGTCGTAGTTCAAACTAA
- the metH gene encoding methionine synthase: protein MSQFVEQLKKRVLFLDGAMGTSIHKIKGLDLEKDYLGRENCTEVLLLTRPELIQQIHEEYLEAGADAVETDSFNSSIHTMEDQDLSDRVYELNRLAAETAKQACEKWATDEKPRFVVGSIGPGTKLISLGQIGWDEMLESYKEQVRGLVDGGADVLLIETAQDILQVKCVVNAAIEALAEKGLKPDVDGEGDVPIMVQVTIEQFGTTLVGTDIAGVAAALDGYPILSVGMNCATGPTEMAEHVQWLSENWRKRISLLPNAGLPTLVEGETVFPLEAEPFAEKVGEFVVKYGLNIVGGCCGTTPAHIKALVEKVGDQEPLQIKKAAELPGVSSLMGAVAYEQDASILNVGERTNASGSRKFKRLLEEESWDEIMSLAKEMVREGSHVVDVNVDYAGRDNQADMKTVVQKLVNQVNAPLMLDSTQPATIEAGLKCAGGKCIINSGNLEDGEEKFAVMCRLAKKYNAGLVLGCIDEDPEEAMARTAERKLSIAKRMYDLATTKYGLDGRDLMFDPLVLPISTGMDKDRRSALETIEGTRQIQEVMPESQMTCGLSNVSFGLKPAARQVLNSVFLSELVKVGMNSAILHVSKILPKQKIDETQWNAALDLVYNRWADEPVTLQDGTETKDPLQIFVDMFGDDAAVVSTKVDMSELPLEERLQKHIIDGEKRDLESNLDEAMKQYAPVEIINEHLLEGMKVVGELFGSGQMQLPFVLQSAEVMKAAVAYLEQFMEKVEGTTKGTMLLATVRGDVHDIGKNLVDIILSNNGYTVHNIGIKVPINEIVEKYRELKPDVIGLSGLLVKSVNVMEEYLKELNDLGIDVPMILGGAALSRPYCETHLREVYQGDVFHGTDAFEGLRVMDMMHDGKQDGLNEEIEVRLGKRAETDKKLAEIAAKKKAKIAAESAEGGTAVAVKSDVAIDVVVPTVPFFGSRVVEEIDLNQVYPFINEVALFRGQWQFKKGRKTAEEYEQQLEDDVRPLFRDMCKRFKDEGVLRPKVVYGYWPCQSEGEDLIIFDPEDHDKEIERFTWPRQKDKKRLCVSDFFKSVESGEKDVIGLSCVTMGSEVSKVAKKLYDANSYQEYLYTHGLGVEACEGCAEMWHKRMRQEMGIDGGDSPKIRELFTQKYRGSRYSFGYPAVPEMSDQDKLFGLLKPERIGCQLTENWQIDPEQSTSAIVVHHPEAKYFNV from the coding sequence ATGAGCCAGTTTGTTGAACAACTGAAGAAGCGCGTGCTGTTTTTGGATGGCGCGATGGGTACGAGTATTCACAAGATCAAGGGATTGGATCTTGAGAAGGACTATCTGGGGCGTGAGAATTGTACGGAGGTGCTGCTGCTGACGAGGCCGGAGCTGATCCAGCAGATCCATGAGGAGTATCTGGAAGCGGGCGCGGATGCGGTGGAGACGGACTCGTTTAACTCGTCGATTCATACGATGGAAGATCAAGATCTGAGTGATCGTGTCTATGAATTGAATAGACTGGCGGCAGAGACGGCGAAGCAGGCGTGTGAGAAGTGGGCGACAGATGAGAAGCCACGGTTTGTGGTGGGGTCGATCGGGCCGGGCACGAAACTGATTTCGCTGGGTCAGATTGGGTGGGATGAGATGCTGGAGAGTTATAAGGAGCAGGTGAGGGGGCTTGTTGATGGTGGTGCGGATGTGCTGTTGATTGAGACGGCGCAGGATATTCTCCAAGTGAAGTGTGTGGTGAATGCAGCTATTGAGGCGCTAGCGGAGAAGGGGTTGAAGCCTGACGTTGATGGTGAGGGCGATGTGCCGATCATGGTGCAGGTGACGATTGAGCAGTTTGGTACGACGCTGGTGGGGACAGATATTGCGGGTGTTGCGGCGGCGCTGGATGGGTATCCGATTTTGTCGGTCGGGATGAACTGTGCGACGGGGCCAACGGAGATGGCGGAGCATGTGCAGTGGCTGAGTGAGAATTGGCGCAAGCGTATTAGTTTGTTGCCGAACGCGGGGTTGCCGACGTTGGTGGAGGGGGAGACGGTGTTTCCACTTGAGGCGGAACCGTTTGCGGAGAAGGTTGGAGAGTTTGTGGTGAAGTATGGTTTGAATATCGTGGGTGGTTGTTGTGGGACGACGCCTGCGCATATTAAAGCGCTGGTTGAGAAGGTGGGAGATCAGGAGCCGCTGCAGATTAAGAAGGCGGCGGAGTTGCCGGGGGTGAGTTCGTTGATGGGGGCGGTGGCGTATGAGCAGGATGCGTCGATTTTGAATGTGGGTGAGCGGACGAATGCATCGGGGTCGCGGAAGTTTAAGCGGCTGCTTGAGGAGGAGAGTTGGGATGAGATTATGTCGCTTGCGAAGGAGATGGTGAGGGAAGGTTCGCATGTGGTGGATGTGAATGTTGATTATGCGGGACGGGATAATCAGGCGGATATGAAGACGGTGGTGCAGAAGCTTGTGAATCAGGTGAATGCGCCGTTGATGCTTGACTCGACGCAGCCTGCGACGATCGAGGCGGGTTTGAAGTGTGCGGGTGGTAAGTGCATCATCAACTCTGGGAATCTGGAGGATGGTGAAGAGAAGTTTGCGGTGATGTGCAGGCTTGCGAAGAAATACAACGCAGGGCTGGTGCTTGGTTGTATTGATGAAGATCCAGAAGAGGCGATGGCGCGTACGGCAGAGCGTAAGCTGTCGATCGCAAAGCGGATGTATGATTTGGCAACGACTAAGTATGGGTTAGACGGTCGTGATTTAATGTTTGACCCGTTGGTGTTGCCGATTTCGACGGGGATGGATAAGGATAGGCGTAGTGCGCTGGAGACAATTGAGGGGACACGTCAGATTCAGGAGGTTATGCCTGAGAGTCAGATGACGTGCGGGTTGTCGAATGTGAGTTTTGGTTTGAAACCAGCAGCGCGTCAGGTACTGAATAGTGTGTTTTTGTCTGAGCTTGTAAAGGTGGGCATGAACAGTGCGATTCTGCATGTAAGCAAGATTTTGCCTAAGCAGAAGATAGATGAGACGCAATGGAATGCGGCGCTTGATTTGGTTTATAACCGTTGGGCGGATGAGCCGGTGACGCTGCAAGATGGGACGGAGACGAAGGATCCGCTGCAGATTTTTGTGGATATGTTTGGTGATGATGCTGCAGTGGTGAGTACGAAGGTTGATATGAGTGAGCTGCCGCTTGAAGAACGATTACAGAAGCACATTATTGATGGTGAAAAGCGCGATCTGGAGAGTAATCTGGATGAAGCGATGAAGCAGTATGCCCCGGTTGAGATTATCAATGAGCATTTGCTTGAGGGGATGAAGGTTGTGGGTGAATTGTTTGGGAGTGGGCAGATGCAGTTGCCGTTTGTGCTGCAGAGCGCGGAGGTGATGAAGGCGGCTGTTGCGTATCTTGAGCAGTTCATGGAAAAGGTTGAGGGGACGACAAAGGGAACGATGCTTTTAGCGACGGTTCGAGGGGACGTGCATGATATCGGCAAGAATCTTGTTGATATTATTCTGTCGAATAATGGGTATACGGTTCACAATATTGGGATCAAGGTGCCGATCAACGAGATTGTTGAGAAGTATCGGGAGTTGAAACCTGATGTGATTGGGTTGTCGGGCTTGCTCGTTAAGAGTGTGAATGTGATGGAGGAGTATTTGAAGGAACTAAATGATTTGGGGATTGATGTTCCGATGATTTTAGGTGGTGCGGCGCTGTCGCGGCCGTACTGTGAGACGCATTTACGGGAGGTTTATCAGGGGGATGTGTTCCATGGGACGGATGCGTTTGAGGGGCTGCGTGTGATGGACATGATGCATGATGGGAAGCAGGATGGATTGAATGAAGAGATTGAGGTGCGTTTAGGTAAACGTGCAGAGACAGATAAGAAGCTGGCGGAGATCGCGGCGAAGAAAAAAGCGAAGATTGCTGCAGAATCTGCTGAAGGTGGAACGGCTGTTGCTGTGAAGAGTGATGTAGCGATAGATGTAGTTGTGCCAACGGTACCGTTTTTCGGCAGCCGGGTTGTTGAAGAAATTGATTTGAATCAGGTGTATCCATTTATCAATGAGGTTGCATTGTTTAGGGGGCAGTGGCAGTTTAAGAAAGGCCGAAAGACGGCGGAGGAATATGAGCAGCAGTTGGAAGATGATGTGCGGCCGCTGTTCAGGGATATGTGTAAGCGGTTTAAGGATGAAGGGGTGCTGCGGCCGAAGGTTGTGTATGGGTATTGGCCGTGCCAGAGTGAAGGGGAGGATCTGATTATTTTTGATCCAGAGGATCATGATAAGGAGATTGAGCGATTTACATGGCCGCGACAGAAGGATAAAAAGCGGTTGTGCGTGAGCGATTTCTTTAAGAGCGTAGAGAGTGGGGAGAAAGATGTGATTGGGTTGAGCTGCGTGACGATGGGCAGTGAGGTGTCGAAGGTTGCGAAGAAACTTTATGATGCGAATTCGTATCAGGAGTATTTATATACGCATGGGTTGGGTGTTGAGGCGTGTGAAGGTTGTGCGGAGATGTGGCATAAGCGGATGCGACAGGAGATGGGGATTGATGGAGGAGATTCGCCGAAGATCCGTGAGCTATTTACACAGAAATATCGTGGATCACGGTATAGTTTTGGGTATCCAGCCGTGCCAGAAATGAGCGATCAAGACAAGCTGTTTGGTTTATTGAAGCCTGAACGGATTGGTTGTCAGTTGACGGAGAATTGGCAGATTGATCCGGAGCAATCGACGAGTGCGATTGTGGTGCATCATCCTGAAGCGAAGTATTTTAACGTGTAA
- a CDS encoding undecaprenyl-diphosphate phosphatase codes for MTWWEAIILGLVEGITEYLPVSSTGHLILTQKALNLTGPAANAFAICIQAGAIIAVLGLYYKRFIQMTRGFWLRPLGLTKSATPDLQKSDVAGQKLAFNIIIAFLPAAVIGLLFDDLIEQKLFGLYPVTAAWFFGGLAILITVWLKKFHAKKQGISAAELKAATNAGNPLESLTALHALAIGFIQCIAMWPGTSRSLVTIVGGLIVGLSAAAAVEFSFLLGVITLLAATLYKSLDAGPIMLEQYGWTPMLIGSLAAWLSAALSIKWLVGYLKSHGLQIFGYYRILLALITLTLLLLNLINNN; via the coding sequence ATGACCTGGTGGGAAGCCATCATCCTCGGCCTCGTCGAAGGCATCACCGAATACCTACCCGTCTCCTCCACAGGACACCTCATCCTCACTCAAAAAGCACTCAACCTCACCGGCCCTGCCGCCAACGCCTTCGCCATCTGCATCCAAGCCGGCGCCATCATCGCCGTCCTCGGCCTCTACTACAAACGCTTCATCCAAATGACCCGCGGCTTCTGGCTACGCCCTCTCGGCCTCACCAAATCCGCAACCCCCGATTTACAAAAATCCGACGTCGCAGGCCAAAAACTCGCTTTCAACATCATCATCGCATTCCTCCCCGCCGCCGTCATCGGCCTACTCTTCGACGACCTCATCGAACAAAAACTCTTCGGCCTATACCCCGTCACCGCCGCTTGGTTCTTCGGCGGACTCGCCATCCTCATCACTGTTTGGCTCAAAAAATTCCACGCAAAAAAACAAGGCATTTCAGCCGCGGAACTCAAAGCAGCAACCAATGCTGGCAACCCACTCGAATCACTCACCGCCCTCCACGCACTCGCCATCGGCTTCATCCAATGCATCGCCATGTGGCCCGGCACATCCCGCTCACTCGTCACCATCGTCGGCGGCCTCATCGTCGGACTCTCTGCCGCCGCCGCTGTCGAGTTCTCCTTCCTCCTCGGCGTCATCACACTCCTCGCCGCCACACTCTACAAATCACTCGATGCAGGCCCCATCATGCTTGAACAATACGGCTGGACACCCATGCTCATCGGCTCGCTCGCCGCATGGCTCTCCGCCGCCCTCTCTATCAAGTGGTTAGTCGGCTACCTCAAATCTCACGGCCTACAAATCTTCGGCTACTACCGCATCCTCCTCGCTCTCATCACCCTCACCCTCCTCCTCCTAAACCTCATCAACAACAACTAA